The following is a genomic window from Litorilinea aerophila.
CGCAGCTACGAGCTGCGCCTACGTCGGAGCACTGTTTTTCGTCGGGGCAGCCCCCGTGCCCGCCCAATGCCGCCGGAAAATTGACAGTAAATTGTAAGGATTTCTTCTTCTCATCAGGCGTATTGTGTACTATTCTAACCGTTAGTGGTTTAAGCCGCGCTTTGCCATTCGTTTTCCCTTTATTCGCTTTCCCTTTCCAAGTTCCCTGTACACGCCTTTAATTTATTATCCCGCCTGGACGGATCCACTCCGGGTTACAACCCACAGCTAGCTTCTTGTACCACGAAAACGCAGCGTTTTCAGTGAGTGCGCACCGTTCCTGTTCCTGTGCTTTCCCATGGTGCCTTTGTCCGTCTGTCTGTCTTGTCTCGACCTGTCCCGCTTCCGCAGTTCTAACCGATTTTTCCGTCGAGTACTACAAGGAAAAGTGATTCATGAAAGTCAGTGAAAAAGCCAGAAGACGTCTTTGGAGCTTGACCGCATTGCTTCTGGTGGCCATGCTCCTCTCCACCACCGTGGTTTCCGCCCAATCGGGCGGGTCGGATATTTTCTTGCCCTTTGTATCGTCGGGCAGTCAGCCCGCTGGTCTGGGGAACAATGGGCCGGTTCCAACGGCGCCCACCCGCACCCTGGACGACATTCAGATCGATTCGTACATCGTGGTGATGGCCCTGGATCCGGTGATTGCGTTTGAGGGGAACGCCTCCTTCGCAGCCACCAAGCCGGGCAAGGGCCAAAAGATCAACCCCAACAGCGCCCATGTCAAACGATATCAGGCTTTCCTCAGGGAAACCCACGACAAGGCCCTGGCCGCGGCCGGCATCCCGGCCACCAACAAGCTGCACGACTACACGGTGGCCCTGAACGGCTTCGCAGCCCGCATGTCGGAAAAGCAGGCCCGACAGCTTGCCCAACAGGACGGGGTGGTGCTGGTGCAGCAGGATGAACTGCTACAGCTCCAGACGGACAGCAGCCCCACCTTCCTGGGGCTGACCGCGCCCGGCGGCGCCTGGCTGAAGGGTTACAACGGCGAAGGCGTGGTGGTGGGCGTCATCGATACGGGCATCTGGCCGGAGCACCCCAGCTTTGCCGACGACGGCAGCTATGCCCCGCCCCACACCGGCCCCCTCCCCTGTGAATTCGGCAACACCGCCCACAACCCCAACGACGCCCCCTTCACCTGCAACAACAAGCTCATCGGCGCCCGCCAGATGCTGGCCACCTATCGGGCTCTCATCGGCGCCGACCCCGATGAATTCGACTCGGCCCGGGACGACAACGGCCACGGCACCCACACGGCGGCTACCGCAGCCGGTAACGGTGGCGTGCCTGCCAGCATCTTCGGCATGCCCCTGGGCACTGTCTCGGGCATCGCTCCCCGGGCCCACATTGTGGCCTACAAGGGACTGGGCAATCTGGGCGGCTTCACCTCGGACCTGGCGGCGGCCATCGATCAGGCCGTGGCCGACGGGGTGGACGTGATCAACTACTCGGTGGGTGGCGGTGCCAGCCTGACCGGCGCCGATGAGATCGCCTACCTCTTCGCCGCCGACGCCGGCGTCTTCGTGGCCACCTCGGCCGGCAACTCCGGCCCCGGCCCCGGCACCATCGGCGGCCCGGCCTCCGCACCCTGGCTGACCACCGTGGGCGCCAGCACCCAGCGCCGCTTCTTCCAGGGGACGGTCCACACCGCGGACGGGCGCAGCTTCTCCGGCGCTTCCATCACGCCCGGCCTCACCGCCCGGCCCCTGGTGGATGCTGAATTCGCCGGTGGGGATCTCTGCATTCCCGGCACCCTGGCTCCCAACATCGTCGCCGGCAAGATCGTCCTCTGCCGGCGGGGGGCCATTGCCCGGGCGGCCAAGAGCCTGGCCGTCTACCAGGCCGGGGGCGCCGGCATGGTGCTCTACAACAACAGCGACGACGACAACCTCTTCACCGACACCCACTGGGTGCCTTCGGTCCACATCGACAACACGCCGGGCCTGGAGATCAAGGCGTACATCGCCTCCACGGCCAAGCCCATGGCCAAGATCACCACGGGCGAGCGGGGCGTCTGGGAGAGCGCGCCGTCCATGACCATCTTCTCCTCCCGGGGCCCGGATCCGGTGGCCGAGGACATCATCAAGCCGGATGTAACCGCGCCGGGCATGCAGATCCTGGCCGCCTGGTCTCCCTTTGGCGACGTGGGTGAGGTCTCTGGCCAGCTCTTCGCCGCCATCGCCGGTACCTCCATGTCCAGCCCCCACGTGGCCGGCCTCTTCGCCCTGATCAAGCAGGCCCACCCCGACTGGACGCCGGCCATGGCCAGATCGGCCCTCATGACCACCGCCTACCAGGACGTGCGGGACAACGACCGGGTGAGCCCGGCCGACCCCTTCGACATGGGTGCAGGCCACGTGGACCCGGGCAACAAGGCCGGCAAAGGCTCCATCTTCGAGCCCGGTCTGGTCTATGACGCCGGCTTCCTGGACTACCTGGGCTTCCTGTGTGACGCGGCGCCCGAGGTCTTCGCCAATCCCGCGGCGACCTGCGCCTCCCTCCAGTCCATCGGCATCCCCACCGACGCCAGCGACCTGAACCTGCCCTCCATCGGCATTGCCGAGCTGCCCGGCCGCCAGACGGTCCGGCGCACGGTCACCAGCGTGGCCAAGGAGCAGGGCTGGCGCAACTACAAGGTGTCGGTGGAAGCGCCTCCCGGCTTTGAGGTCACGGTGGATCCGCCCCGGCTGCGCCTGAAGAGCGGTGAAACGGCCATCTACTCGGTGACCATCACCACCGTGGATGCGCCCATCGGCGAGTGGCGCTTCGGCTCCCTGACTTGGACGGCGGACAACAAGCACTACGAGGTCTACAGCCCCATCGCCGTGCGGGCCGCGCTCTTCAGCGCCCCGGCCGAAATCTCCGGCAGCGGCGAGTCGGGTTCGGCCAGCTTCGACATTCGCTTCGGCTACACCGGTTCCTACACGGCAGCGCCCCATGGCCTGGAGCCGGCCACGGTCACGTCAGACACGGTGGTCCAGGATCCGGATCAGACCTTTGACCCGGCGGATGGCTTCAGCAACGCCCATGTCTTCAACCTCTCCGGCGTGGCCCACTTCCGCATCGCCATGCCGCCAGAGGCCACCGAGCCCGACGCGGACCTGGACATCTACGTGCAAGATCCCAACGGCGACATCGTGGCCTCCAGCACCAGCGGCGGCACCGATGAGCTGATCGACATTCCGTTGCCCATGGACGGCGCCTGGACCGTCTGGGTTCACGGCTGGTCGACGCCGGGTGGCGATTCGGACTACAACATGTGGACGTGGGCAGTGCCCCTGGCCAGCGGCGGCAGCCTGACTGTGGATGCAGCTCCTGCAGCTGCCGTCCTGGGCACCACTGGCACTGTCCAGGTGAGCTGGTCCGGCGCGGGCACCGGCACCCTGTCCGACTGGTACCTGGGCGCGGTCTCCCACACGGGCGACAGCGGCCTCATGGGCCTGACCCTGGTGGAGGTGGACAACCGGTAAGCGGCTCCCCGCCGCCAGGTCGGCAAGGGGGCAACCGCCCCCACAGCTTGTCATAACAAAGGGACCCGCCAGCCTGGCGGGTCCCTTTCGATTGGGCGTGGGAGTGGGCGTGATGGAACTCAGCTCATGATTTCGCAGGTCCGGTTTCCATACCGGACCTACTGGTTGGCTCTACTGCAAAAAGGTCAGATGAGGACGCTGACCCACGCAGATGAACGCCGATTCGGGTTAGGCTCTCCTGCGTTTCTTCGCGCCTTTGCGTTCAAAAATGCCCTTTTTGCAGGGGAGTCACTGGTTGGGTGTCCCCAGGTTGCCGCCGGGCGCCTCCTTGGCGCTGCCCGCCGGCGGCTGGGTGCAGAGGAAGGGAGGACGGTTGCCGCCACTGTGGTAGACGTAGGTCTGGCCGCCGGCCTGCAGGACGATACGGGCGCCATCCTGGGGGACCTGGATGTAGGCCATGCCGGGCTGAGGGCAGCCCATACTGGCATCCGGCCAGACCACTTCCTCGTAGGAGACCAGGGTGATCTCTTCGGTTGGGATGGAGAGCCGCTGGGCCAGGTCGGCCATGGCCTGTTGGACCAGCGGGTTCGACACAGGGGCTGAAGTGGGCATGGGTGCCTCCTGGGATGTGGGTGTAGGCTCCTGGGGGGCCGGGCTGACCACGGCCGTAGCGGTGGCCGCCGGTGTGACTGCTTCTGCACCGGGCGCAGGGATGGGTTGGCAGGCCGCCAGGAGCAGCAGGAGCAGGCTGAAAGCGAGCCAAAGGCCGCGCGAGATGGCATTCATGGTTACGTCGCCTTTCTATCCCGGGTTGCCGGGGGATGTCCCTCCCCGGGATGATTCATCCTGGTAAATCCCGGCAGAAATTCGTCCACAGGTTCCACCAGAGGTAGTGCGCCCAGAGGGCACCCGGAATTTCTGCCGTGGTATTTACGCCAGACTGTACCAGGGCACGAAGAATACACCCAAGAGACGGATTCCCGGCGGTCCTGGTTCCCGCCTGTCCCTCACGCCCCGGCGCCCAGCCGCTCCCACAGGAAGTCGTAAGCCAGGCGGCCGCTGATGCGGTGGCGCCCCTCGAACTCATCCAGCACCACATCCGTTTCTGGATTGCCCCCCAGGATGGCGCAGATCTCCCGGGCGCGGGCCACGCTGCGGCGCACCGCGGCCAGGGGAAAGATGGGGTCCCGGGTGCCCGCTTCCACCAGCATGGGCCGGGGCAAGATCAGCCCCACGATGTCGGCCATCTCGCCGATGTTGAGGAGGCCGGGCACGAAGTTGCAGGTGCAGTGGTGCATGGCCAGGATGCTCTCCCGGAAGGAGCTGTAGTAGCCGCTGACCACGCAGGCCTGGATGCGGGGATCCAGCGCGGTGTGGAAGAAGGTGGCCATGCCGCCGCCGGAAATGCCCATGGCGCCCAGCCGGTTCACATCCGCCTCCGGCAGGGTGGCCAGGAAATCCACCAGGCGCATGCCATCCCGCACCCGCAGGCCCACCAGGGACTTGCCCAGCATGAAGGCGTAGGTGGCGGCGTTGTGGCAGGTGGTGGGCTCTGGCTGGCCCAGCTCCCGGTTCAGGTAGCTGTAGTCGGTGCGTCGCTCGCCGAAGCCGGCGATTTCGGGCACGGCCACCAGGAAACCCCGCCGGCAGAGGGCCACGCCGAAGTCCTTGTGGTAGCCGTCTGGCTCCAGGCGCTCGGTGCCATCTTCCCAGAGGCCCACCACGTCCTTGGCGCCATAGCCGTGGCCGTGGTAGGCGATGACCACGGGGAGGGGCCCGCGTGCGCCCTTGGGCGTCAGCAGGTAGATGGGCATGCGGGCATGGGGCGAGGTGTGGATCACCACCTTGCGACGGATGAAGTCCCCTCGATCCACCTCCTCGATCCAGCTGGGCGCCGGGTCCACGGGCGGATCGTCCAGGAAGCCCACCGTTTCGGCCAGGGCCCCACGGCAGGCCTGCTGCCAGGCCTGGGCGCTTTCCCGGTCGGTGGCGGTGAAGGCATAGCGGGCCGCACCCTGGGCGCGGGCAGCCAGCTCCACCGTCGGCTGTAGTTCGGGCATTTCACGGGGCGACAAACGTCGACTCACCATCAGGCAACAATCCTTC
Proteins encoded in this region:
- a CDS encoding S8 family serine peptidase, translating into MTALLLVAMLLSTTVVSAQSGGSDIFLPFVSSGSQPAGLGNNGPVPTAPTRTLDDIQIDSYIVVMALDPVIAFEGNASFAATKPGKGQKINPNSAHVKRYQAFLRETHDKALAAAGIPATNKLHDYTVALNGFAARMSEKQARQLAQQDGVVLVQQDELLQLQTDSSPTFLGLTAPGGAWLKGYNGEGVVVGVIDTGIWPEHPSFADDGSYAPPHTGPLPCEFGNTAHNPNDAPFTCNNKLIGARQMLATYRALIGADPDEFDSARDDNGHGTHTAATAAGNGGVPASIFGMPLGTVSGIAPRAHIVAYKGLGNLGGFTSDLAAAIDQAVADGVDVINYSVGGGASLTGADEIAYLFAADAGVFVATSAGNSGPGPGTIGGPASAPWLTTVGASTQRRFFQGTVHTADGRSFSGASITPGLTARPLVDAEFAGGDLCIPGTLAPNIVAGKIVLCRRGAIARAAKSLAVYQAGGAGMVLYNNSDDDNLFTDTHWVPSVHIDNTPGLEIKAYIASTAKPMAKITTGERGVWESAPSMTIFSSRGPDPVAEDIIKPDVTAPGMQILAAWSPFGDVGEVSGQLFAAIAGTSMSSPHVAGLFALIKQAHPDWTPAMARSALMTTAYQDVRDNDRVSPADPFDMGAGHVDPGNKAGKGSIFEPGLVYDAGFLDYLGFLCDAAPEVFANPAATCASLQSIGIPTDASDLNLPSIGIAELPGRQTVRRTVTSVAKEQGWRNYKVSVEAPPGFEVTVDPPRLRLKSGETAIYSVTITTVDAPIGEWRFGSLTWTADNKHYEVYSPIAVRAALFSAPAEISGSGESGSASFDIRFGYTGSYTAAPHGLEPATVTSDTVVQDPDQTFDPADGFSNAHVFNLSGVAHFRIAMPPEATEPDADLDIYVQDPNGDIVASSTSGGTDELIDIPLPMDGAWTVWVHGWSTPGGDSDYNMWTWAVPLASGGSLTVDAAPAAAVLGTTGTVQVSWSGAGTGTLSDWYLGAVSHTGDSGLMGLTLVEVDNR
- a CDS encoding alpha/beta hydrolase family protein codes for the protein MVSRRLSPREMPELQPTVELAARAQGAARYAFTATDRESAQAWQQACRGALAETVGFLDDPPVDPAPSWIEEVDRGDFIRRKVVIHTSPHARMPIYLLTPKGARGPLPVVIAYHGHGYGAKDVVGLWEDGTERLEPDGYHKDFGVALCRRGFLVAVPEIAGFGERRTDYSYLNRELGQPEPTTCHNAATYAFMLGKSLVGLRVRDGMRLVDFLATLPEADVNRLGAMGISGGGMATFFHTALDPRIQACVVSGYYSSFRESILAMHHCTCNFVPGLLNIGEMADIVGLILPRPMLVEAGTRDPIFPLAAVRRSVARAREICAILGGNPETDVVLDEFEGRHRISGRLAYDFLWERLGAGA